A stretch of Aspergillus nidulans FGSC A4 chromosome VI DNA encodes these proteins:
- a CDS encoding uncharacterized protein (transcript_id=CADANIAT00009443): MPDPLPRIACFHGSGSSAAVFEIQCSFLATLLAKQFTLEYFDGPFPRSAGPGVLPAFADYGPFKSWFEPESDNPKADGSGYDASGRDGIERVLGLMEQRAREKQFGNDKWVGVLGFSQGTRIASGLLLDQQRWERAENEGKGKRTVGEGIRLKFGVMCNGGGRPMESEVGYKLDEPDMIVRIPTLHVHGLKDEFLAFGREQFEKYFDKDTATLYEINYHHAMPWVKAQSEELARRVTELYNKTRHFLRESYNAVYHNWNRYSLFTISQATRDIKGHPQIL; encoded by the exons ATGCCCGACCCCCTTCCCCGCATCGCCTGCTTCCACGGCAGCGGCTCGAGCGCCGCTGTTTTCGAAATTCAATGTTCTTTTCTCGCAACGCTCCTAGCGAAGCAGTTCACCCTTGAATATTTCGACGGCCCGTTCCCGCGCTCTGCAGGGCCCGGGGTCCTCCCCGCCTTTGCAGACTACGGGCCTTTCAAGTCCTGGTTCGAGCCGGAGTCCGATAACCCAAAAGCGGACGGGAGCGGATACGATGCTTCGGGTCGCGACGGTATTGAACGAGTGTTGGGGCTTATGGAACAGCGCGCGCGAGAGAAGCAGTTCGGCAATGACAAATGGGTCGGAGTTCTGGGGTTTTCGCAAGGGACCAGGATTGCGAGCGGGTTGTTGTTGGATCAGCAAAGGTGGGAGAGAGCTGAGAAtgaggggaaaggaaaaaggacTGTGGGCGAAGGAATCAGGTTGAAATTCGGTGTTATGTGTAATGGAGGTGGAAGGCCGATGGAGAGTGAGGTTGGGTATA AACTGGATGAGCCGGACATGATTGTACGAATACCGACGTTGCACGTACACGGGCTCAAAGATGAATTCCTGGCGTTTGGACGCGAGCAGTTTGAGAAGTACTTTGATAAAGACACGGCCACATTATACGAGATCAACTACCACCATGCGATGCCCTGGGTGAAGGCCCAGTCAGAAGAACTGGCGAGACGGGTTACAGAGCTGTACAACAAGACAAG ACACTTCCTGCGGGAATCGTACAACGCTGTCTATCACAACTGGAACAGGTACAGCCTCTTCACCATTTCCCAAGCAACTCGGGATATTAAGGGCCATCCTCAGATCCTCTAG
- a CDS encoding putative short chain dehydrogenase (transcript_id=CADANIAT00009444): MANYGKNAVIIGGTHGIGLATAQLLAGTGAQVLLTGRSQPPIDSAKDQLGDKAHVVQCDITSLSNIEKLVEESKFVFADQIDFLFINAGYACLEPVAAVTEESFHRTINTNVFGAFFVAQKFIPLIRDGGAIVFTSSVSTKHGFPGLAAYSASKAAVSSLVQTLAAELVDRQIRVNAVCPGFIKTPTMGVSGVTPADLVAFGEEGEKLTPLARNGTPEEVAKAAVFLAFDATFTTGTDLAVDGGLIYMHKH, encoded by the coding sequence ATGGCCAACTACGGCAAGAACGCAGTTATCATCGGCGGCACCCACGGTATAGGGCTCGCAACCGCCCAACTCCTCGCCGGAACTGGTGCCCAAGTCCTCCTCACCGGCCGTAGCCAGCCTCCCATCGATTCCGCCAAAGACCAGCTTGGTGACAAGGCCCACGTTGTGCAATGTGACATCACCTCTTTATCCAATATCGAGAAGCTTGTTGAAGAGTCCAAGTTCGTGTTCGCCGACCAAAtcgacttcctcttcatcaacgccGGGTACGCATGCCTTGAGCCCGTGGCGGCAGTCACCGAAGAGTCCTTTCACCGAACAATAAACACCAACGTCTTTGGCGCATTCTTCGTTGCTCAGAAATTCATCCCTCTTATCCGTGACGGCGGCGCAATCGTTTTCACTAGCTCAGTATCTACCAAGCACGGCTTCCCCGGTTTGGCGGCATACTCCGCGTCGAAGGCCGCTGTCTCTTCGCTCGTGCAGACGCTGGCTGCCGAGCTGGTGGACCGCCAGATTAGGGTCAATGCAGTGTGCCCTGGATTCATCAAGACGCCGACCATGGGTGTGTCTGGCGTGACGCCAGCAGACCTGGTTGCATTTGGAGAAGAGGGTGAGAAGCTCACTCCACTTGCTAGGAATGGGACTCCCGAAGAGGTGGCCAAAGCTGCTGTCTTTCTTGCATTTGATGCGACATTTACCACGGGCACTGACCTTGCAGTTGATGGGGGTTTGATTTATATGCATAAACATTAG